In a genomic window of Thermoanaerobaculales bacterium:
- the cysS gene encoding cysteine--tRNA ligase — MTSQLHLYNTLTRRLEPFASLEPGHARVYTCGPTIYDYSHIGNFRTFLFEDILRRTLRLFGYRVTQVMNLTDVDDKTIRGASAEGVSLREYTDRYAAAFFQDLDTLRVERAERYPRATDHIPGMVELVRRLEAAGHTYRSEGSVYFRIASFPGYGKLSGVRPGSNLAGARVDADEYEKEDARDFVLWKAAKPGEPAWETALGPGRPGWHLECSAMSMEALGESFDIHCGGVDNIFPHHENEIAQSEGATGRPFARYWLHAEHLTVEGEKMAKSLGNFFTLRDLLERGHDPLAIRYLLISVPYRQKLNFTFDGLHAAGQALERVANTLRRLEHSPAAASAGALAADDVAGFRLRFRAALADDLNTARALAELHDLLRAVNTALDGGGISGLVREELARAMAEADSVLGVLPARAGAAADGDAEVAGLVEERTAARAARDFARADAIRARLAEIGVVIEDTPHGTVWHRKPSRG; from the coding sequence ATGACCTCGCAGCTGCATCTCTACAACACCCTCACCCGCAGGCTCGAGCCGTTTGCGAGCCTCGAGCCGGGTCACGCCCGCGTCTACACCTGCGGGCCGACCATCTACGACTACTCCCACATCGGGAACTTCCGGACCTTCCTGTTCGAGGACATCCTGCGCCGCACGCTGCGCCTGTTCGGCTACCGCGTCACCCAGGTCATGAACCTGACCGACGTCGACGACAAGACGATCCGCGGCGCCAGCGCGGAGGGTGTGTCCCTGCGCGAGTACACCGACCGCTACGCCGCGGCGTTCTTCCAGGACCTCGACACGCTGCGCGTCGAGCGCGCCGAGCGCTACCCGCGAGCCACCGATCACATCCCTGGAATGGTGGAGCTGGTCAGGCGGCTCGAGGCCGCGGGCCACACCTATCGGTCCGAGGGGTCCGTGTACTTCCGCATCGCGTCGTTCCCGGGCTACGGCAAGCTGTCGGGGGTGCGGCCAGGCTCGAACCTCGCGGGCGCCCGGGTGGACGCCGACGAGTACGAGAAGGAGGACGCTCGCGACTTCGTGCTGTGGAAGGCGGCCAAGCCCGGGGAGCCGGCGTGGGAGACGGCGCTCGGCCCGGGTCGCCCGGGCTGGCACCTGGAGTGCTCGGCGATGTCGATGGAGGCGCTCGGCGAGAGCTTCGACATCCACTGCGGGGGCGTCGACAACATCTTTCCGCACCACGAGAACGAGATCGCGCAGTCGGAGGGCGCCACCGGCCGGCCTTTCGCCAGGTACTGGCTGCACGCCGAGCACCTGACGGTCGAGGGCGAGAAGATGGCCAAGTCGCTCGGCAACTTCTTCACGCTGCGCGACCTGCTCGAGCGCGGCCACGACCCGCTCGCGATCCGCTACCTGCTGATCTCGGTGCCCTACCGGCAGAAGCTGAACTTCACCTTCGACGGGCTGCACGCGGCCGGGCAGGCGCTCGAGCGGGTCGCCAACACCCTGCGCCGTCTCGAGCACTCACCGGCCGCGGCGAGCGCCGGAGCGCTGGCGGCGGACGACGTGGCGGGCTTCCGGCTGCGGTTCCGGGCCGCCCTCGCCGACGACCTCAACACCGCGCGGGCCCTGGCCGAGCTCCACGACCTGCTGCGGGCGGTCAACACGGCGCTCGACGGCGGCGGCATCTCGGGTCTGGTGCGCGAGGAGCTGGCGCGAGCGATGGCAGAGGCGGACTCGGTGCTCGGCGTGCTGCCGGCGCGGGCCGGCGCGGCCGCCGACGGGGATGCCGAGGTCGCCGGCCTGGTCGAGGAACGAACCGCCGCCCGCGCCGCCCGCGACTTCGCGCGCGCCGACGCGATCCGCGCCCGGCTCGCCGAGATCGGGGTGGTCATCGAGGACACGCCCCACGGGACGGTCTGGCACCGCAAGCCGTCCAGGGGCTGA
- a CDS encoding Crp/Fnr family transcriptional regulator translates to MTEELHQLLAKVELFSELNADELATVASVASTRSIAKDTVIFHGGDVADAVYVIGSGKVKVVTTSTEGKEFILTVLGAGQVFGEMALVEEAPRSASVVTLTAVELMAIKREDFHHLLATSPGISRSLLGILSRRLRRANSKMESLAYMDVAGRLARYLLDLARDHGQKMGKGWIVVRRPTHSDIAHSIGTSRETVSRLINEFEEGFGLVNKGKFTYIRENLLE, encoded by the coding sequence ATGACCGAAGAACTGCACCAGCTGCTCGCCAAGGTCGAGCTGTTCTCGGAGCTCAACGCCGATGAGCTGGCCACCGTCGCCAGCGTGGCGAGCACGCGCTCGATCGCCAAGGACACCGTGATCTTCCACGGCGGCGACGTCGCCGACGCCGTGTACGTGATCGGCTCGGGCAAGGTCAAGGTGGTGACCACGTCAACCGAAGGCAAGGAGTTCATCCTGACCGTGCTCGGCGCCGGGCAGGTGTTCGGCGAGATGGCGCTGGTCGAGGAGGCGCCGCGCTCGGCCTCGGTGGTCACCCTGACCGCGGTCGAGCTGATGGCGATCAAGCGCGAGGACTTCCACCACCTGCTGGCCACGTCGCCCGGGATCTCGCGCAGCCTGCTCGGCATCTTGTCGCGCCGGCTGCGCCGGGCGAACTCGAAGATGGAGTCGCTGGCCTACATGGACGTCGCCGGCCGGCTCGCCCGCTACCTGCTCGACCTCGCCCGCGACCACGGCCAGAAGATGGGCAAGGGCTGGATCGTGGTCCGCCGGCCGACCCACTCCGACATCGCCCACTCGATCGGCACCAGCCGCGAGACCGTCTCGCGCCTGATCAACGAGTTCGAGGAGGGATTCGGCCTGGTGAACAAGGGCAAGTTCACCTACATCCGCGAGAACCTCCTCGAGTAG
- the miaA gene encoding tRNA (adenosine(37)-N6)-dimethylallyltransferase MiaA has product MDVATDRPPLLVIVGPTGSGKSELALEVAEAIGGEIVSADAFAVYLGLDIGTDKPSAEARRRVRHHLIDIADPHQRFSAGHFAAAAAAAIDDIRSRGAVPVVAGGTHFYVRALLLGLFDSPPGDPALQARLAAEWDADPAGTAGRLRAVDPAAAARIGAGDRQRVLRALEVWEATGVPISEHWRRHEPRPSYRALIAAPHRDRRDLYARIDLRVDDMFSRGLEEEVTRILASGVPASAHALKAIGYAQVVQMLTGREDRSTAIELTKRASRRLAKRQLTWLRSLREGALEWVAPVERGGAAAVVARWLGHTGEACEP; this is encoded by the coding sequence ATGGACGTCGCGACGGACCGACCGCCCCTGCTCGTGATCGTCGGCCCGACCGGCTCGGGCAAGAGCGAGCTCGCGCTCGAGGTCGCGGAGGCGATCGGCGGCGAGATCGTGTCGGCCGATGCCTTCGCGGTCTACCTCGGCCTCGACATCGGCACCGACAAGCCGTCGGCCGAGGCGCGGCGCCGGGTGCGCCACCATCTGATCGACATCGCCGATCCGCACCAGCGCTTCTCGGCGGGCCACTTCGCCGCCGCAGCCGCCGCGGCGATCGACGACATCCGGTCGCGCGGCGCCGTCCCGGTGGTCGCCGGCGGCACCCACTTCTACGTCCGCGCGCTGCTGCTCGGCCTGTTCGACTCGCCGCCCGGCGACCCGGCGCTGCAGGCCCGGCTCGCCGCCGAGTGGGACGCTGACCCCGCCGGCACGGCAGGACGGTTGCGCGCAGTCGACCCCGCCGCGGCGGCCCGGATCGGGGCCGGTGACCGCCAGCGCGTGCTCCGCGCGCTCGAGGTGTGGGAGGCGACCGGGGTGCCGATCTCGGAGCACTGGCGGCGGCACGAACCGCGTCCTTCCTACCGCGCACTGATCGCCGCGCCGCATCGGGACCGGCGCGACCTCTATGCTAGAATCGACTTGCGCGTCGATGACATGTTCTCTCGTGGTCTGGAGGAGGAGGTCACGCGGATTCTCGCCTCGGGTGTCCCCGCCAGCGCCCACGCGCTGAAGGCGATCGGCTACGCCCAGGTCGTCCAGATGCTCACCGGGCGAGAAGATCGATCAACGGCAATCGAGCTCACGAAACGGGCGAGCCGCCGGCTCGCCAAACGTCAGCTCACGTGGCTGAGGTCGCTCCGCGAGGGCGCGCTGGAGTGGGTGGCACCGGTCGAGCGGGGGGGCGCGGCGGCGGTCGTTGCGAGGTGGTTGGGTCATACCGGGGAGGCCTGCGAACCATGA
- the hfq gene encoding RNA chaperone Hfq, with product MNKPASSTINIQDPFFYQLRKEARSVHIYLVSGKRLTGTLRRFDRYAVILESHGQEQLVYKHAIASVAPAIPASGPDEDRA from the coding sequence ATGAACAAGCCGGCGAGCAGCACCATCAACATCCAGGATCCGTTTTTCTACCAGCTCCGCAAAGAGGCCCGCAGCGTTCACATCTACCTGGTGAGCGGAAAGCGCTTGACCGGCACTCTCCGCCGCTTCGATCGTTATGCGGTCATTCTGGAAAGCCACGGCCAGGAGCAGCTCGTCTACAAGCACGCGATCGCGAGCGTGGCTCCGGCGATCCCGGCCAGCGGTCCCGATGAAGATCGAGCGTGA